Within the Candidatus Angelobacter sp. genome, the region GCCGGACCTCGCCACATTTCTGGCGGTGATCGAGCGCGCGGAGGTTTTCATCTCGGGCGACACGGGGCCGCTGCATTTTGCGGCGGGCCTTGGCGTGCCGGTGATCGCGCTGTTCGGCCCGACTTCCGCCGTCCAATGGTCGCCCGTTGGCGGGCGGCACCAGATCCTCTCCGGCGGGCAGTGCCACTGCGACGGGCGCGCGGATGATTGTCAGAGCGCCGGTCATTGCCTCGCCGCGATCACGCCGGAACAGGTGTTGGAACGGTTGAGGAGGTTTTTTCCACCGGAACGCAGTCCGTAGGAGGAACTGTCAACAACTTGTCGCCGCTCTGGCTTGCGCGTGGTTCACTGCGGACGCTAGATTCTGCGCATGGCGCATGCGGACTTTGTCCATCTCCATCTCCACACCGAGTATTCGCTGCTCGACGGCGCCTGCCGACTGGACCGGCTGATGGACCGCGCGCATGAACTCAAGTTTCCCGCGCTGGCGATCACCGACCATGGTGTGCTCTATGGCGCGATTGATTTTTACCAGGCCGCGCGCAACAAGGGCATCAAGCCGATCCTCGGCTGCGAGGTTTACGTCGCTCCAGGCAGCCGCCTCGAGAAAAGGACCACCAGCGGCGGCCGGGATGTTTACCATCATCTCGTGCTGCTGGCCAGGGATGAGGTCGGATACAGGAACC harbors:
- a CDS encoding glycosyltransferase family 9 protein translates to PDLATFLAVIERAEVFISGDTGPLHFAAGLGVPVIALFGPTSAVQWSPVGGRHQILSGGQCHCDGRADDCQSAGHCLAAITPEQVLERLRRFFPPERSP